From a single Pseudomonas triticicola genomic region:
- a CDS encoding methyl-accepting chemotaxis protein, with product MFFNRQKAALAELQHTVFDQAAMLEAIDRSMAVIEFDLDGVVLRANDNFLKTMGYTAAQAIGQPHRHFCTPEFGRSAQYTELWSRLKNGQFQSGTFERVDSKGQPIWLEASYNPIKDASGRVIKVVKYAMDVTAKVQQENEASAKLQAIDRAMAVIEFDLDGNILTANQNFLTRMGYSLAELKGQHHRLFCTPALVNSGAYQDFWRRLNQGEFFHGQFERVDKRGQIVWLEANYNPVYDASGRLYKVVKFASDVTARVEQHEQDARSASTAYHISVATRKVAEQGTQVIQQAASEMREIAEDISQSSTLIAQLGDRSEQITAIVNTIRAIADQTNLLALNAAIEAARAGEQGRGFAVVADEVRQLAARTSGSTAEISTMISLIQSETRQAIKSMQGTRDRAAEGVELANQAGTVILQIRDGASEAVDAVSMFANEQVSG from the coding sequence ATGTTTTTCAATCGCCAGAAAGCCGCCCTCGCTGAACTGCAACACACCGTTTTTGACCAGGCTGCAATGCTCGAAGCGATCGACCGTTCGATGGCGGTGATCGAGTTCGATCTTGATGGCGTGGTGTTGCGTGCCAATGACAATTTCCTCAAGACCATGGGTTACACGGCTGCCCAGGCGATCGGCCAGCCGCACCGGCATTTCTGCACACCAGAGTTCGGTCGCAGTGCCCAATACACTGAGCTGTGGTCGCGCCTGAAAAACGGTCAGTTCCAGTCCGGCACCTTTGAACGGGTCGACAGCAAAGGCCAGCCGATCTGGCTCGAGGCCAGTTACAACCCGATCAAGGATGCATCGGGACGGGTGATCAAAGTGGTCAAGTACGCGATGGATGTCACCGCCAAGGTGCAGCAGGAGAACGAGGCCAGCGCCAAGCTGCAGGCGATCGATCGCGCGATGGCGGTGATCGAGTTCGATCTCGACGGCAATATCCTTACCGCCAACCAGAATTTTCTCACGCGCATGGGTTACAGCCTCGCAGAGCTCAAGGGCCAGCATCACCGCCTGTTCTGCACCCCGGCGCTGGTCAACAGCGGCGCCTATCAGGATTTCTGGCGGCGCCTGAATCAGGGCGAGTTCTTCCACGGGCAGTTCGAGCGCGTGGATAAACGCGGTCAGATCGTCTGGCTGGAGGCCAACTACAACCCGGTCTACGACGCTTCGGGGCGCTTGTACAAAGTCGTGAAGTTCGCGTCTGACGTTACCGCCCGTGTCGAGCAACACGAGCAGGACGCGCGCAGTGCCAGCACCGCTTACCACATCTCGGTAGCGACGCGAAAAGTCGCCGAGCAAGGTACGCAGGTGATTCAACAGGCTGCCAGCGAAATGCGCGAAATCGCCGAGGACATCAGCCAGTCCTCAACGCTGATCGCACAACTGGGCGACCGCTCCGAGCAGATCACCGCCATCGTCAACACTATCCGCGCGATCGCCGATCAGACCAACCTGCTCGCCCTCAACGCCGCCATCGAAGCCGCGCGCGCCGGTGAACAGGGCCGCGGCTTTGCCGTGGTGGCCGATGAAGTACGGCAACTGGCGGCGCGCACCAGCGGTTCCACTGCGGAGATCTCCACCATGATCAGCCTGATCCAGAGCGAAACACGGCAGGCGATCAAGAGCATGCAAGGCACCCGCGACCGCGCCGCAGAAGGCGTGGAACTGGCCAATCAGGCCGGCACGGTGATTCTGCAGATTCGCGATGGCGCCAGTGAGGCGGTGGATGCGGTGAGCATGTTTGCCAATGAGCAGGTGTCGGGGTGA